The following proteins are encoded in a genomic region of Colletotrichum higginsianum IMI 349063 chromosome 9, whole genome shotgun sequence:
- a CDS encoding Flavin-containing monooxygenase, producing the protein MDGTKLPEIPALTLQEGVEKEQVDAEHISADWLARLQRRFDEQSFGDLSDLFIDDCWWRDIVGLSWDFTCKQGREKISRYLASAEHGLSNLQTTKIGGLKPLLVDFGGMIWIQAGFTFNTPHGEGKGLLKLGNVSKDEWKAWTVFTQLEKLDFQKEVEAQRAASIPAPKEPVANGADGDTEEDLQVLIVGAAQSGLNLGARLQHMGIKTRLVERSARLGDSWRDRYQSVTLHTPTYTDHWAFMKIPETWPRFLTGDKVADFMEHYGQLMGLDIAFKTEVTRATYDEEAQKYRVEVRTPEGTRTISARHVVLATGVYGDQPKIPHFPGQESFKGRIYHSKYHKTAAEIPDVRNKKVVVIGCATSGHDISADFVAHGAREVTMVQRHPIYSISRESWENLMLSLWNMEGLSTEEADIVGNAIPLALIRTMSIGLTQAMAANDKAVHDGLKRAGLEMKEGNDGYGLADYQLIKGGQYYIDQGANQMIVDGRIKIQRCEEGVQGFQTDGLTLANGTKLEADVVVLATGFESNVTTIDKLLGPEVVKKIEGFGGLDHEQERSGWWRATGVPGFWYMTGSFMYCRQFSLPLALQIAAVEKGLNRSYYGKKTTSE; encoded by the exons ATGGACGGCACAAAACTCCCAGAGATCCCAGCTCTCACGCTGCAAGAAGGGGTCGAAAAAGAacaggtcgacgccgaacaCATCTCCGCCGACTGGCTTGCGAGACTGCAACGCCGCTTCGACGAACAATCTTTCGGCGACCTGTCGGACTTGTTCATCGATGACTGCTGGTGGAGAGACATTGTAGGCTTGTCGTGGGACTTCACCTGCAAACAAGGCCGAGAAAAGATCAGCAGGTACCTCGCCTCGGCAGAACATGGCCTCTCCAACCTGCAGACGACCAAGATCGGCGGGCTCAAGCCACTGCTCGTCGATTTCGGCGGCATGATCTGGATCCAAGCCGGGTTCACGTTCAATACGCCGCACGGCGAGGGAAAGGGGCTACTGAAGCTGGGAAATGTCAGCAAGGACGAGTGGAAAGCCTGGACCGTGTTCACGCAgctggagaagctcgactTTCAGAAGGAGGTGGAGGCGCAAAGGGCTGCGTCGATTCCGGCCCCCAAAGAGCCCGTCGCCAatggcgccgacggtgacACTGAAGAAGACCTCCAGGTCTTGATTGTTGGCGCCG CCCAATCCGGCCTCAACCTCGGCGCACGCCTTCAACACATGGGCATCAAAACTCGCCTCGTAGAAAGAAgcgcccgtctcggcgactCATGGCGGGACCGGTACCAGAGCGTAACCCTTCATACGCCTACCTACACTGATCACTGGGCCTTCATGAAGATTCCCGAGACATGGCCCCGGTTCCTGACAGGGGACAAAGTGGCCGACTTCATGGAGCACTACGGGCAGCTCATGGGGCTCGATATTGCGTTCAAGACAGAGGTTACGAGAGCCACGTACGATGAAGAGGCTCAAAAGTACCGGGTCGAAGTGCGGACTCCGGAGGGAACGCGGACGATCTCGGCGCGGCATGTGGTTCTGGCGACGGGCGTGTACGGCGACCAGCCCAAGATCCCCCATTTCCCGGGACAGGAATCCTTCAAGGGACGGATCTATCACTCCAAGTACCACaagaccgccgccgagatcccCGACGTGCGGAACAAGAAAGTGGTGGTTATCGGCTGCGCCACGAGCGGCCACGACATCTCGGCGGACTTTGTCGCGCATGGGGCCAGGGAAGTGACGATGGTCCAGCGGCACCCGATCTACTCCATCTCGCGCGAGTCGTGGGAGAACTTGATGCTCTCGCTATGGAACATGGAGGGACTGAGCACGGAAGAGGCGGACATCGTCGGCAACGCGATCCCGCTGGCGCTGATCCGGACGATGAGCATCGGTCTGACGcaggcgatggcggcaaaCGACAAGGCTGTCCACGACGGCCTCAAAAGGGCAGGTCTCGAGATGAAGGAGGGGAACGACGGGTACGGTCTGGCGGATTACCAACTCATCAAGGGTGGGCAGTACTACATCGATCAAGGGGCGAACCAGATGATCGTCGACGGCAGGATCAAGATCCAGCGATGCGAAGAGGGGGTCCAGGGATTCCAGACGGACGGTCTGACGCTGGCGAATGGCACGAAGCTGGAGGCGGACGTCGTGGTGCTGGCGACGGGATTTGAGAGTAACGTGACAACCATTGACAAGCTGCTCGGACCCGAAGTGGTCAAGAAGATCGAGGGTTTCGGAGGACTGGACCACGAGCAGGAGCGCTCTGGG TGGTGGAGAGCGACAGGCGTGCCTGGGTTCTGGTATATGACGGGCAGCTTCATGTACTGCCGACAGTTCTCCTTGCCGTTGGCGCTGCAGATCGCGGCGGTCGAGAAGGGCTTGAACCGGTCCTACTACGGCAAGAAGACGACCTCAGAATAG
- a CDS encoding Amidase: MGVTQPLDITQASIGQILHALSTTKLTAVDLVARFLHRVGKLDHRGPCFNSICILNPNVFDEAQASDDYRASGRPPRALEGIPFTVKDSYQVKGLTVAAASPAFENLVASSDAAVVELLRAAGAVLIGKTNMPPMADGGSQRGLYGRSSSPYNPVYLCTSFASGSSYGSGVATTASFAPIGLGGETVSSGRAPASHNALVGYSPSRGVIPSRGHWPLYPTCDVVAPHTKSVADMLALLSVIVADDGEPKGDFWREQTVVPIPLSSEVRPKDFSSLMDPDALRGKHVAVPRCYIGKQASSGYSVVCSEATQSLWEQARIDLEVLGAKVTETDFPLAENYSKQLYPGQAANIPGIPSTWIDTERCQMIATAWDDFLRYNNDPSCSRLEGVDHRQINPDLAPMDNRSEHTEEQNHVRYADMLDFIQHRPSSIRDLPGCADALLALEDARKRDLDDWMDANGFDAVVFPTNGDVGRADSEHNREAMVEALQDGVKYSNGNRALKHLGVPAITVPMGILADKEMPVGLTFVGKAWSDSELFRYAYAYETATSRRKSPPLAPRLMTDVIRSERGSMKGTEKLELVVAQVDVKAVTTESSEVRKVVIRGSLVLGSAALDTEGIRVYVNGDLSSRPPTLTDGQWEWAGQLGREKVKDPYLVPGKLARDQFMVVMVARTSTGRSTGRLIMVD; encoded by the coding sequence ATGGGTGTCACACAGCCTCTTGATATCACTCAAGCATCAATCGGCCAAATTCTACATGCTTTGTCCACGACTAAGCTTACAGCCGTAGATCTTGTGGCCAGGTTCCTACACCGGGTCGGCAAACTTGACCATCGGGGGCCTTGCTTCAACTCCATTTGCATACTCAACCCCAACGTTTTTGACGAAGCGCAGGCCTCGGACGACTACCGCGCTTCCGGTCGTCCCCCGAGAGCTCTTGAGGGGATTCCTTTCACCGTCAAGGACAGCTACCAGGTCAAGGGCCTTACCGTCGCagccgcctcgcccgcctttGAGAATCTGGTGGCGTCGTCTGATGCCGCTgtcgtcgagcttctccGCGCTGCCGGCGCAGTGCTCATAGGAAAGACCAACATGCCCCCCATGGCCGATGGAGGAAGCCAAAGGGGCCTCTACGGCCGTTCCAGCAGCCCGTACAACCCCGTGTACCTGTGCACCAGCTTCGCCTCCGGGTCGTCGTACGGTTCTGGGGTCGCCACGACCGCCTCATTTGCGCCCATTGGTCTCGGGGGTGAAACTGTCTCGTCAGGACGAGCTCCGGCTTCACACAACGCACTGGTGGGAtactcgccgtcgaggggcGTCATTCCTTCTCGCGGCCATTGGCCGCTGTATCCGACGTGCGACGTGGTGGCGCCTCACACGAAATCGGTCGCTGACATGCTGGCTCTCCTGAGCGTTATTGTCGCCGACGATGGGGAACCAAAGGGGGACTTTTGGCGCGAGCAGACGGTCGTCCCCATTCCTCTCAGCTCCGAGGTTCGCCCAAAAGACTTCTCATCTCTGATGGACCCCGACGCTCTGAGAGGGAAACACGTCGCGGTGCCCAGGTGCTATATCGGGAAGCAGGCGTCTTCAGGCTACTCCGTGGTCTGTTCGGAAGCCACCCAGAGTCTGTGGGAGCAAGCTCGCATTGATCTGGAGGTACTCGGGGCCAAGGTCACCGAGACAGATTTCCCGCTGGCCGAGAACTACTCCAAGCAGCTCTACCCCGGACAGGCCGCCAACATCCCCGGGATCCCAAGCACGTGGATTGATACTGAGCGGTGTCAAATGATTGCGACAGCTTGGGACGACTTCCTGCGGTACAACAACGACCCAAGCTGTTCTCGCCTGGAGGGTGTTGATCATCGTCAGATCAACCCCGATCTCGCCCCTATGGACAACAGATCAGAGCACACAGAAGAGCAGAACCATGTACGCTACGCGGATATGTTGGACTTCATACAGCACCGCCCAAGTTCCATCCGAGACCTGCCGGGATGCGCGGATGCGCTCCTCGCTCTAGAAGATGCTCGCAAGAGGGACCTGGACGACTGGATGGACGCGAACGGCTTCGATGCCGTCGTTTTCCCGACAAACGGCGACGTCGGACGCGCCGACTCCGAACACAACCGGGAGGCCATGGTAGAGGCCCTGCAGGACGGAGTCAAGTACTCCAACGGCAACCGGGCGTTGAAGCATCTGGGCGTTCCGGCCATTACTGTGCCTATGGGAATACTCGCAGATAAGGAGATGCCGGTTGGGTTGACGTTCGTTGGTAAGGCATGGAGCGACAGCGAGCTTTTCCGTTACGCGTATGCGTATGAGACCGCGACAAGCCGTAGAAAGAGCCCGCCACTCGCACCGCGTCTCATGACTGACGTTATAAGATCGGAGCGAGGCTCGATGAAGGGTACCGAGAAgcttgagctcgtcgtcgcccaggtTGACGTAAAGGCAGTCACAACGGAAAGCTCAGAAGTCCGCAAGGTTGTCATCCGTGGATCATTAGTGCTTGGTAGCGCGGCACTGGACACCGAGGGGATCCGTGTTTATGTCAATGGCGATTTGTCGAGTCGTCCCCCTACGCTCACGGACGGCCAGTGGGAGTGGGCTGGACAATTGGGCCGAGAAAAGGTCAAAGACCCGTATCTAGTTCCGGGCAAGCTCGCCAGAGACCAGTTCATGGTTGTCATGGTGGCTCGGACTTCAACCGGGAGATCGACCGGGCGCTTGATCATGGTTGACTGA